From a single Arachnia propionica genomic region:
- a CDS encoding methylenetetrahydrofolate reductase, with protein MSPTVAELLRDTTSPTLSFEFFPPRSPEEQPRFDTSVAKLSRFHPAFLSVTYGASGSTRDRTVAATAALGAAQHATVVGHLTCVSQSTDDLLRTLDAFAEAGVRDILAIRGDMPGGPQQPWEQHPEGLGNATELVQLIKGHGDFCVGVAAFPNVHQPDNDPELDARIVVEKAAAGADYAITQLFFESHRYVELVNRVRDRGSQIPIIPGIAPLTVITQIERFASLADCPLPEDFVAALRAARNPAEVRSIGLSRAINLCRELLAAGAPGLQFFTQNRWKATSEVLEAIGWGDRVS; from the coding sequence ATGTCCCCGACCGTTGCCGAGCTTCTCCGCGACACCACGTCCCCGACGCTGAGCTTTGAGTTCTTTCCTCCCCGCAGTCCTGAGGAACAGCCGCGCTTTGACACATCCGTCGCGAAACTGAGCCGGTTCCACCCGGCTTTTCTGTCGGTCACCTATGGGGCCTCCGGTTCCACCCGTGATCGTACGGTGGCCGCGACCGCCGCTCTGGGGGCTGCCCAGCACGCCACCGTCGTCGGTCACCTGACCTGTGTTTCCCAGTCCACTGATGATCTGCTGCGCACCCTGGATGCCTTCGCCGAGGCCGGGGTACGCGACATCCTGGCCATCCGCGGGGACATGCCCGGCGGACCGCAGCAACCCTGGGAACAGCACCCCGAAGGGCTCGGCAACGCGACGGAACTGGTGCAGCTCATCAAGGGACACGGTGATTTCTGCGTTGGCGTGGCTGCCTTCCCGAACGTCCACCAACCGGACAACGATCCTGAACTGGACGCCCGGATCGTCGTGGAGAAGGCGGCGGCGGGTGCGGACTACGCCATCACGCAGCTGTTCTTCGAATCGCACCGCTACGTGGAGTTGGTGAACCGGGTCCGTGACCGCGGCAGCCAGATCCCCATCATCCCCGGCATTGCTCCGCTGACAGTGATCACCCAGATCGAAAGGTTCGCATCGCTGGCGGATTGTCCCCTTCCTGAGGACTTCGTTGCCGCGCTCCGGGCCGCCCGGAATCCCGCCGAGGTCCGTAGCATCGGACTGTCTCGTGCCATCAATCTGTGCCGAGAGCTCCTGGCGGCCGGGGCTCCCGGGCTCCAGTTCTTCACTCAGAACCGTTGGAAGGCCACCTCAGAGGTCCTCGAGGCGATCGGTTGGGGGGACCGGGTCAGCTGA
- a CDS encoding polyprenyl synthetase family protein: protein MLIPPAHDPTNPAFVSAVEKALMDFLGGLSERADRIGALPLLEAAQACIAGGKRLRPAFCYWGYVAAAGRPADPDPLLRAAASLDLLHASLLVHDDLLDGSDTRRGAPSAHRRFEALLPGPRATRFGEAAAILLGDVLFSWSAEMFESAGLSPEAIRDAAPVLATMRSEVLCGQYLDVAAAFGATDRSTPRAQADTAEKVLEFKSARYSVRRPAELGATLGEAPPRLLATLGTYGSLVGRAFQLRDDLLGVFGDPSVTGKPAGDDIREGKRTLLVLTALENGNTHQREILTSLLGAPGLTEEDLTTAREIIETTGARDSCEELIARSTRDALTALEGVDMDAEGLSALIALAGLATDRDR, encoded by the coding sequence ATGCTGATTCCCCCCGCCCACGACCCGACGAACCCAGCTTTCGTCTCGGCGGTGGAGAAGGCACTCATGGATTTTCTCGGTGGATTGAGCGAACGTGCGGACCGCATCGGTGCGCTCCCCCTGCTGGAGGCGGCACAGGCATGCATCGCAGGCGGGAAACGGCTGCGTCCTGCCTTCTGCTACTGGGGGTATGTCGCAGCTGCCGGACGCCCCGCCGACCCGGATCCGCTGCTGCGCGCTGCTGCCTCCCTCGACCTGCTACACGCTTCCCTCCTGGTTCACGACGACCTGTTGGACGGCTCCGACACCCGGCGGGGTGCACCATCGGCTCATCGTCGTTTCGAGGCTCTCCTTCCGGGCCCTCGGGCTACCCGTTTCGGGGAGGCAGCCGCGATCCTGCTGGGCGATGTCCTGTTCTCCTGGAGTGCGGAGATGTTCGAAAGCGCAGGTCTTTCCCCGGAGGCCATTCGCGACGCTGCTCCGGTGCTCGCGACGATGCGAAGCGAGGTGCTGTGTGGTCAGTACCTCGACGTTGCGGCCGCGTTCGGAGCCACCGACCGCTCCACCCCGCGGGCCCAGGCCGACACCGCCGAGAAGGTGCTGGAGTTCAAGTCCGCCCGCTACTCGGTGCGGCGCCCCGCCGAGCTGGGGGCAACACTCGGCGAGGCCCCGCCGAGGCTGCTCGCGACTTTGGGCACCTACGGTTCCCTGGTGGGAAGGGCCTTCCAACTGCGCGACGATCTCCTCGGGGTTTTCGGGGATCCCAGTGTCACGGGAAAACCCGCGGGAGACGACATCCGGGAGGGCAAACGCACGCTGCTGGTACTGACGGCCCTGGAGAACGGCAACACCCACCAGCGCGAGATCTTGACTTCCCTCCTCGGTGCTCCCGGGCTCACCGAAGAGGATCTCACGACCGCCCGGGAGATCATCGAGACCACCGGGGCACGGGACTCGTGCGAGGAACTCATCGCACGTTCCACCAGGGATGCCCTGACCGCTCTGGAAGGAGTCGACATGGACGCAGAGGGGCTCTCGGCCCTCATCGCACTCGCAGGACTGGCCACCGATCGTGATCGATGA